In the Algihabitans albus genome, GGGGACCGTCACGGTCGCCAACGGTCAGTTGGACGATATGGTACTGCTTCGGGCGGACGGCACGCCGACCTACATGCTCTCGGTGGTCGTCGACGATCACGACATGGGCGTGACCCATGCGATCCGCGGCGACGATCACCTGACCAACGCCTTCCGGCAGACCCAGCTCTATCGGCTGCTTGGCTGGGAGCCGCCCGTTTTCGCCCACATCCCGCTGATTCACGGTCCCGACGGCGCCAAGCTGTCGAAGCGTCACGGCGCCCTCGGCGTCGAGGCCTATCGCGAGCTAGGCTACCTGCCCGAGGCGCTGCGCAACTATCTGCTGCGGCTCGGTTGGGGACATGGCGATGACGAGATCATCCCGACCGCACAGGCCATCGATTGGTTCGACCTGGATGGCGTCGGCCGCTCGCCCGCCCGCTTCGATCTGCAGAAGCTGGATCATCTCAACGGCCACTATCTTCGCGAGGCGGACGACGAACGCCTGGCCGATCTGGTCGCGTCCCGATTCCAGGCGGTCTCCGAAACGGGGCGGCACAGACTGGTCGCCGGCATGCAAGGCCTGAAAGCGCGCGTGAAGACAGTTGCCGAGCTCTCTGAAATGGCTGAATTTTATCTGCGAGATCGCCCTTTGGCTCTGAACGACAAGGCGGCAAAGCTGCTTGCTGGGGATGCGCCGGCCATTCTGTCGAAGCTGCATGCGGAGCTGCAGAGCTGCAACGACTGGACGGCAGAGGCCCTGGAGAGCCTGGTGCGGCAATTCGCGGAGGCTCAGGGCGTGAAACTCGGTGCCGCGGCTCAGCCGCTTCGCGCCGCTCTGACGGGATCGAATGTTTCGCCGCCGGTCTTCGAGGTCATG is a window encoding:
- a CDS encoding glutamate--tRNA ligase, encoding GTVTVANGQLDDMVLLRADGTPTYMLSVVVDDHDMGVTHAIRGDDHLTNAFRQTQLYRLLGWEPPVFAHIPLIHGPDGAKLSKRHGALGVEAYRELGYLPEALRNYLLRLGWGHGDDEIIPTAQAIDWFDLDGVGRSPARFDLQKLDHLNGHYLREADDERLADLVASRFQAVSETGRHRLVAGMQGLKARVKTVAELSEMAEFYLRDRPLALNDKAAKLLAGDAPAILSKLHAELQSCNDWTAEALESLVRQFAEAQGVKLGAAAQPLRAALTGSNVSPPVFEVMQVLGRQESLDRIADRAA